In the Gemmatimonadota bacterium genome, TTCGGCGCGCTCGCGGCCCTGCTCGCCGCGGTGGGGCTCTCTACGGCGTGAGCGCGCGCACTGCGGCCCCTGCCGCCTGCGCGAGGGGGATCCGCATGGCGGTGGGCGGCTCCCCGCGCAGCGCTGGCGCGGCTCCTCGTGGGCGATGCGATGCGCGGCGTGGTGCTCAGGATCGTGCTCGGCGTGCCGGCGGCGTTCGGGACGGCGTGGGCGCTGCGCAGTACCTGTTCGAGGTGTCGCCGGCCGCCGATGGCGTACGTGGTGGTCCCGCGGCGTTGGCGGCGGCGACGCTCGGCGCGAGTGCATGGCCGGCGTGGGCGGCGACGCGCGCGATCCGGTGCGCGTGCTGCGGGCGGAGTAGCGGGCCGCGCGCCGGGCGCGCACCACTTTGGTGGGACAGGTCCGCTGCGGATCCGTCCTCGTCATCCCGGTAAGGTCCCGTGCTCCCCACCTGCGGCCCTCGCTTCGTGGCGCGATTCGCACGCGTCGTTGGTTGGCGCTCGCCGCCGTCCTCGCCATCGGTTGTGCTCGCGAGCCGGACGCCGCGACGCGCGCCGACACCGCGGCCTTCGACCTCGACGCCGCGCGGGCGAAGCAGTGATGCCTCGGCCTCGTCTTCGCGCACGCGTTCACCGCCCTCACCGGCATCGTCATCGCCTTCCAGCTCGCCCTCGTAGCCGGGGCGCCGTGGAAGGCTGACCCAAGGCGGCCAAGTCGGACGGGCCGGGCCCACCTGGCGCCCGCGCGGTCATCTGTTCTCCGCCGTGCTCCTCGCGGTCTTCATCCATATGATACGCGCACGCGCCGCATCCCCGACGCAGCTTCGCGCGCGGTCTGGGGCGTCGTCGCCTACTGCGTGTGGGCATCGTCGCCAACGCGAACACGCCGAGTGCCGCCGAGCGCGCGCTCTGGCTGCCCGTCGAGCCTGATGTTCGTCGCCAGTCTCCAGTGGCGCGCGGGCGAGTCACACCGCAGACTGACCGCGCGCCGCCGACGCGGGCGGTCGAACTGCGAGCGCGGCCCGAATGTGCCTCTGTAGGCCACCGTGGTCGCGTTCTGCGCAACTACGGCGCAGTCGCAGGCGCGAAATGACGGGGAGCCGTTCGTGCGGGTGTCGGTGGAGGGTGCTGCGTCGGGTTGTCGGTTGCCGAAACTCGTGATGGGGTCTGCTGCATTCGACCGCGACTCCGCTGGAATCGCGATCAAGTCTGCTGGAGTCGCGATCAGGTCTGCTGCGGTGTTGCGTTCAAGTCTGCTGCGGTCGCGTTCGAGTCTGCGGCAGTCGGGTTCGCGGTCTGCAGTCGCGTTCAAGTCTGCGCAGTCGCGTTCAAGTCTGCGCGAGTCGCGTTCAAGCCTGCGGCGGTCGCGTTCAGTGTGCTGGAGTCGCGTTCAAGTCTGCTGCGGTCACGTTCAAGTCTGCGGGGGTCGCGTTCAAGTCTGCGGGGTCGCGTTTCAGGTGCGGGTGGAGTTGGAGTCTGCTGGAGTCGCGTTCAGGTCTGCTGCAGTCGCGTGCGAGGTCTGCTGCAGTCGCGTGCGAGTCTGCGGGAGTCGCGTTCAAGTCTGCTGCGGTCGCGTTCAAGTCTGCGGGAGTCGCGTTCAAGGTCTGCTGGAGTCGCCTTCAAGTCTGCTGCGATCGCGTTCAATCCTGCGGGAGTCGCGTGCGAGTCTGCGAGTCGTCGTGCGAGTCTCCTATTTCGATTCGCTGCGTCGCAGTGCCACGAAGCAGCGATGCAGTGGCCCGATTGACAGCGATGCGATCTCAGTTGACAGCGCTGGTTGAAGTTGACAGCGTCGCAGTGGCAGGTCGCAGCGATGCGGTGGCAGGTGGCCGCTCCCGAGTCGAGACGAGCGGCTCCGGTCAAGCGATGTCGAGCGCAGCAGGCGCTGATCTCTGGACGCCGAGCCCGCGCGTCGTAGCTTTGCGCTCATGCCCCCACGCCCCTGGATCCTCGCCGAACAGCCGCTTCCCGCCGTACGCGCCGCCGCCTACGAGGTCGCCGTCCTCCCTTGGGGGGCGACCGAGGCGCACAACCACCACCTGCCGTACGGCACCGACATCATCGAGAGCGAACGCCTCGCCGAGGAGTCCGCACGGATCGCCTGGGGGCGCGGCGCCCGCATCGCCGTCCTCCCCGCGGTGCCGTTCGGGGTGAACACCACCCAGCTCGACATCCCGTTCACGCTCAACATGAACCCGAGCACGCAGCTCGCCCTCCTCGCCGACCTCACGGCGGCGCTCGCGGGGCAGGGGGTGCGGAAGCTCGTCGTCTTCAACGGCCACGGCGGCAACGACTTCAAGGCGATCATCCGCGAGCTGCAGCCGCGCACCCCGATCTTCCTCTGCGCGCTCAACTGGTGGCAGGTCGTCGACGCGCGCCCCTTCTTCACCGACCTCGGCGACCACGCCGGCGAGCTCGAGACGAGCGTGATGCAGCACCTCGTCCCCGACCTCGTGCGGCCGCTCGTGCAGGCGGGCGACGGCAAGGCGAACCCGTGGGCCGTCGCCGCCTTCCGCGAGGGATGGGCCTGGGCGCCGCGTCCCTGGACCAAGGTCACCACCGACACGGGGATCGGGGACCCGCGCGCCTCGACACCCGAGAAGGGCGCCGCCTTCGCGGCGGCGGTCTGCGAGCGGATCGCGGGCTTCCTCGTGGAGCTCGCCGCCACGCCGGTGGACGCGATGATCGAGGGGGCGCCCCGTCCCTAGTCCGCGCACCGGTCCCCGGACGAACGCCTCGTCCCCGCCGCGGCGCGGCACATCCCGCGAGGGCGCGCCGGCGGCGCGAACTGCGCCACCGTTCGGCATGCGTACCGCAACACTCATCGTCACGCTCGCCGCGACGCTCCTCGCCCCGATCGCCGCCGCACAGGACCCCGCCGCGGCGGCCGCCGTCGCCCGCGCCGCCTTTCGCCGCGCCGCCGCCTCCACCCGCGCCGCCGCGCACGACTCCGCCTACGCCGACGTGCGACGCGCGCACGCGGCCTGGCCCATGCAGCCCGCCTATGGCGAAGCCCTCGCCGTGCTCGCCGCGCAGCGGCATGACGACACGACGCTCACCCGCGTGCTCGCGACGCTCGCCGCCGAGGAAGCGGGCGCTGCCGTCCTCGAGGACTCGTCCGCGCTCGCGCGCGCGGCGCAGGTCCCGGCGGTCGCGCACGCGCTCGCCACGCTGCGCGCCGCCATCGCCCCGACCGGCGCGACGACCGGCGCGACGACCGGCGAGGCGACCGAACGCACCCTGAGCCCCGACACCACCTTCTTCCCCGAAGGCCTCGACGCCGACCCACGCGACGGCACGCTCTACGTGACGAGCCTCCGCCACCGCAACGTCCTCATCGTCCCGCGCACGGGACCGTCGCGCTGGCTCCTCGCGCCCGCACTCGAAGGACGCGGCGCGGTGATGGGCGTCGCCCTCGACACGACGCACGGCGACGCGTGGCTCACCACCGCCGCGCTACGGCACATGGGCAGCGCCCCCGGCGATTCGCTCGTCCGCTCCGAACTCCTCCGCGTCCGTCTCGTGGACGGCACCATCATCTCCCGCCACCTCCTCGGCGACGGCAAGGGCACGCCCGGCGAACTCACGCGCGCGCCCAACGGCGACCTGCTCGTCAGCGACGCGGTGCTCGGGCGGCTCTATCGCCTGCGCGCAGGCGCATCACGGGTGGAGGTGATCGCGAGTCCGCTCCTGCGCTCGCCGCAGGGCATCGCGGTGCTTCGCGGCGACGCGGTCGCCGTCGTCGCCGACTGGTCGCACGGCCTCCTCCGCTGGGATCTCCGCACCGACTCGATCTCGGCCATCGCCGCTCCGCCGGGCGTCGCGGTGCTCGGCATCGACGGGCTGCGCGCGTCCGATGATCGCCTCATCGCGGTGCAGAACGGCATCGCGCCCATGCGCGTCGCGGCCGTCACGCTCAGCGCCGACGCGCGCCGCATCGCGACGGTCCGCACCCTCGACCGCGCCGCCAGGACGCCGGGCGAGATCACCGTGGGCGCGATCGCCGGCGACCGGTTCGTGTACATCGCGTCGAGCGCCTGGTCCTTCTGGGCCGACGAAGGCACGCGCGCGGAGGGGAGCGGCCCGCTCCCGGCGGTCATCGTGCGCGAGGTCCCGCTCCGCCGCTAGGGCGCGCGGCCGCTATTGCTCTCGGCCGCTATCCGTCGCGCCGCGGGATCCGCACCACCGCGTCCATCCCGCCCTCGGCGCGCGGGCGCAGCGTCAGGCTCGCCGCATCGCCATAGAGTCGCGAGAGCCGTCCGCGGAGATTCTTGAGCGCCATCCCCGCGCCGCCATTCCCCGTCGTCGGCGTGGTGGGACTGTCGGACCCGTCGTCGCGCACGACGAGTTCGAGCATCGCGCCGTCGGCGCGCGCGCTGATGCGCACCGTGCCCGGCGTGCGCCGGTGCGCGAGGCCGTGCCGCAGCGCGTTCTCCACCAGCGGCTGCAGCGCGAACGCCGGCACGCGCGATGCGGCGAGGCCGCCCTCGACCGCCCACTCCACGCGGAGCCGGTCGGCGAACCGCACCTGCTCGATCTCGAGATAGCGGCCCGTGAGCTCCAGCTCCTGCGCGAGCGACGTCTCCTGCGCGTCGCCGGCGGTGAGCGTGGCGCGCAGCAGCTCCGAGAGCCGCACGAGCATGTCGCGCGCCGCCGCCGGGTCGCGGCCGATGAGCGTCACCACCGCGTTCATCGCGTTGAACAGGAAGTGCGGGTTGATCTGCGCGCGCAACGCCTGGAGGTTCGCCTGCGCGACATCCTCGCGCAGCTGCGCCGCGGCGAGCGCCTCCGCCTGCCAGCGCCCATGCCAGCGGAGTCCCGCATGCGCGCCCACCACCGCCGCGTACACCACGAGCAGCATGTCGCCGTAGATGCGGATGCCGATGATGAGCGTGCTCGCGAGCCCGCGCGGCTCGGAGAGCCCGAAGCGCGTGGAGACGGTGGCGATGACGAGGATCTGCGCCGCGATCACGAGCGGGGCGAGCAGCGCATGCGTCGCGAGGGCCCGGACGACGCGGCCGCGTTCGAGCGGCACGCGCTCGCTCACCGCGACGATCACCAACGACCAGAGGCCCCACGGCAGCCACATGAGGAGCTGCGCGGTGAGCAGCTCGACGAACGTCAGGTCCGGGTTGAGCCGCGACGGCACGAGGCGGAGCCCGAGCGTCGCGACGGCCGCCGGCAGCAGCCAGAAGCCGACGAGCAGCGAACGCGGGCGCTGCATCAGCGCCCTTCGAGCCGCGCCGTCAGCTCGGCGCGGCGCGTCCGCGAGACGCGGAGCTTGGTGCCGTCGCGCAGGATGAGCACCTGGTCGCCCGCGAACCAGGGCTGCAGCTCCTTGATGTGGTCGATCGCGACGATCACCCGCCGATGGATCCGCACGAAGCGCGCGGGATCGAGCCGCTCCTCCACGCTCGCGAGCGTCTCGCGGATGGTGTGCGCCCCGCTCGCCGTCATCAGGTCCACGTAGTTGCCGTCCGACTGCAGCCACCGCACCTCGCCCACCGCGATGGGATAGGTCCGCTCGCCGTTCCGCACCATGAAGCGCTCGGTGTACGCGCCGGCGGCGACGACCGGGGCGCTCGCGGCCCCGCGCCCCACGGCGGCGAGCAGCGCGCCGAGTGCTTGTGCCTCCGACGTGAGCGCCGCGGTCGCGTGCGCGCGCTCGAGGCGCTGCCAGGTCGCCGCGAAGCGGGCGTCGTCGAACGGCTTGAGGAGGTAGTCCGCCGCCGCGACCTCGAACGCGCGGATGGCGTGCGCATCGTACGCGGTGACGAAGGCGGTGGGCGGCATCCGCTGCGCGCCGACCGCCGCGACCACGTCGAACCCGTCGCGCGCCGGCATCTGGATGTCGAGGAAGACCGCTTCGGGCGCCCACTGCAGGATCGCCTCGACGGCGGCATCGCCGTCGCCCACTTCGCGCACCTGCGCGGTGGGCGCGAGCGCGCGCAGGAGTTCGCGGACGCGTTCGCGCGCCAGCGGCTCGTCGTCGGCGATGAGGACTCGCGTGATCACGACCGGAATCTACCCCGTCCGTGCGGGCGCGACACGCGACCGGGCCGGAGGCATGCGCAGACGGGACGAGGCGTTCCCATCGAGGGACGGGCCGTGCGCGCCGACCTCCCTCGACGCCGAAGGCCGGGCGCGCCAAGTTCTCCCGATGCGCCCCTCCTCACGCTCCATGCTCGCCGCGGCCGCCTTCGCGACGGTCCCGTTCGCGCTGGCCCTGCGCGCTCCGCAGCCCACGCCGCAGCCCACGCCGCCCGACCTCATCCTGCATCACGGCCGCATCATCACGGTCGACGCGCGCGACCGCGTGGTGGAGGCGATCGCGATCCGCGGCGACCGCATCGTCGCGGTGGGGAGCGACGCCGAGGTCCTGCGACTCGCCGGCACCAACACGCGCCGCATCGACCTCGCCGGTCGCGCGGTCACGCCGGGGCTGCTCGACGCGCACTCGCACTTCTCCAGCGGCGCGACCGAACGCTACTTCCAGCTCGACGTGAGCTATCCGGCGGTGAAGGGGATCGCCGACATCGTCGCCGCGGTCGAGCGCCGCGCCGCGGCCGCGCCGCCGGGACCTGGATCGAGGGCGGCGGCTGGGACGAGGGGAAGTTCATCGAGCGGCGCATGATCACCGCGGCCGATCTCGATGCCGTCTCGCCGCGGCATCCGGTCGTGCTCTCCAACACGACCGGCCACTACGTGGTCGTGAACAGTGCCGCGCTGCGCCTCGCGAACATCACGCGCGACACGAAGGACCCCGACGCGGGGACGATCGACCGCGGCCCGGACGGCGCGCCGACCGGCGTGCTCAAGGAAGCGGCGCAGGGACTCGTCTACCGCCTCGTGCCGCCGCTCACCGCGGCGCAGGAGCGCGAGGCGATGCGCTCGCTCGCCAAGGAGTTCGCCGCCGAGGGGATGACCGGCTTCAAGGACCCCGGCATCTCGGCGCAGACCTTCGCGAACTACCAGGCGCTCGCCGCCGAGGGCGCGCTGCCGCAGCGCGTCTTCGCGCTCTTCTCCGGCGGGCGCACCATGGCCGCCGCCGAACGGCTCATCGCCGAGCGCGCGGCGCAGGCGCGGCCGTACGAGAGCACCGGTGACGACCATGTGATCGCCGGCGGCGTGAAGCTCTTCGCCGACGGCTCGGGCGGCGCGCGCACGGCCTGGATGTACGACGAATGGAACACGAACCTCACCGGCGTCGATGCGGGGAACCGCGGCTACCCGGCGCTCGATCCCGACACGCTGCGCGCGCTGATCCGCCGCTATCATGCCGCGGGCTTCCATATCAGCACGCACTCCATCGGCGACCGCACCATCGACTGGGTGATGGACAGCTACGCGCTCGCGCTGCGCGAGCGGCCGGTGAAGGGCCGCCGCCACGGGATCATCCACGCGAACGTGCCGACCGACCGCGCGCTCGACCTCATGGCCACGATGCAGCGCGACTTCGATGCGGGCTATCCGGAGCCGAGCGCGACCTTCCATTGGTGGATCGGCGACAACTACGCGGGGAACTTCGGCGCTGCGCGGTCGAAGCGGCTCAATCCGTTCGCGACCTACCAGCGGAAGGGCATCGTCTGGGCGAACGGCTCCGACTTCTCGGTGACGCCCTTCGCCGCGCGGTACGGGATCTGGGCGTCGGTGGCGCGGACGACGATGCTCGACCGGTACCCGGTCGATCCCTTCGGCCGGAGCGAGGCGGTGGATGTGCGCACCGCGCTCCGCGCCGCGACGATCTGGGTGGCGCACCAGATGTTCCTCGAGACGAAGATCGGCTCGCTCGAGGTGGGGAAGTATGCGGACCTCGCGGTGTGGGACCGTGATCCGTACACGGTCCCCACGGCGGACCTCAAGGAGATGACCTGCATGCTCACCGTCTTCGCCGGCAAGGTCGTCTATACGGCGCCTTAGGGCACCGCCTTCACCCCGCAGCTCCCGTCCGCCCCGCGCAGCGTCGGATACGTCACGCCGAGCTGCGCGAGATAGCTCGGGTACCGGCTCGCATCGTAGTAGAAGGGCCGCATCTGCTCGCGGAACCGCCCGAGGATGTTCGCGTTCAGGTCCGTCGGCGCGCGGTCCTGCGGGCGCACGAACGACTCGTACTTCACGTCCTTCGTCTGCACCTCGCGGTAGTACTTCCACGCGTCGGCCACGAGCTGCGGCTGCGTGAGGACGTCGTACATCGTGAGCGCGAGCGCCTTCGCCCCCGCCGTCGCGCCCTGGTGCGCCACCGGCGTCGCCATCGCGATCGCGTCCGCCCAGTTGTGCCCCGGCGTGCCCGGTACGTTGCTCGGATAGAAGAGCTGCACCGTCGGCACCGCCCAGCTCACGTCGCCGATGTCGTCGCTCCCGCCGCCCACGCGCTCCGCATCGGTCGGCGGCGCGACGAGCCCGATGGTCGTGGTGCCGAGCCCCTTCGGCTCCTGTCCCATCTCCCGCTGGATCGCCTTGGCGAAGCGCTGGTCGTCGGCGCTCCACGCCGGCATGCCGACGCGCTGGATGTTCGCGCCCAGCGCTTCGGCCACCGGCCGGTTGAAGTGCGGCGGCCAGGCGGCGCCCATCACGCGCACGTTCGCGAGCCGCGTGCCGGTCATCATCGCCGCGCCCTGTGCGATCGAGTCGGCGATGGCCCAGAGGCCGCGGATCTTCGGCGCCTCGAGCTCGCGCAGGAAGTACCACACCGACGCCGTCGCCGGCACGACGTTGGGCTGGTCGCCGCCGTCGCGCACCACGTAGTGCGAGCGATGGTTGAGCGGCAGGTGCTCGCGGCGGTAGTTCCAGCCGACGTTCATCAGCTCCACCGCATCGAGCGCGCTGCGCCCGCGCCAGGGCGCGCCTGCCGAGTGCGCGGTGGTGCCCTCGAACTGGTAGAGGAGCGAGACGAGCCCGCTGTAGCCCTGCGGCCCGCCCCACGGCGTGGAGAACTCGTCGGCGACATGCGTGAAGAAGCTGATGTCCACGTCCTTGAAGAGCCCCGCGGCGGTGAAGAACGCCTTGCCGCCCAGCTGCTCCTCGGCCACCCCGGGCCAGATCTTGATCGTGCCGGGGAGGTTCTGCTCCTGCATCAGCTTCTTCACCGCGAGCGCGGCGGTGACGACGACCGCCTGGCCCGAGTTGTGTCCTTCGCCATGACCGGGCGCGCCCGGCACCATCGGCAGGCGGCAGGCGACGCCGGGCATCTGCGACGCCTGCGGGATGCCGTCGATGTCGGAGCCGACGGCGATCACCGGCTTGCCGCTCCCCCAGGTCGCGACCCAGGCGGTGGGCATGCCGGCGTAGTTCTCCTGCACGGTGAAGCCCTCGCGGCGCAGCAGCGCGATGAGGTACTTCGACGTCTCGACCTCCTGGAACCCGAGCTCCCCATAGGAGAAGATCTGGTCGTTGATCTCCTGCGTGAGCTTGGCGCGGGCGTCGACGTCGGCGATGATCGCGCGGCGGGCGGCCTCGGCGCGCGGGTCGGGGGCGGGGGCGCGACGCGCGGCAGGGCGCTGGGCCGCGGCAGGGAGGGCGAGCGCGCAGAGCAGGGCGGCGAGGAGTGAACGGTTCACGCGGCGGTCCGTGCGGAGGTGGGTGGGACGGTGCCCGGATTTAGCGCACCACGCGGGCGAGCGCTAGCTTCGTGTCCCATGCGCCCCTTCCTGCTGATCCTCGTGGCGTGCGCCGCCTGCGCGCGGCCGGCCTTCGCTCCGCTCGCCCCGCTCACTCCCGCCGCGTTCCCCTTCGCGGTGGACAGCGTGCACACCGACCTCGTGCGCCCCGGCGTCGCGCACCGCATCATCTGGTCCCCCGCGGGCCCGTGGGTGATCCACGCGCTCGACGTGCGGCTCGATCAGTGCTGGACCGCGGTCGCGGTGAAGGGCGCGCCCGGCGCGGTGGGGCGCAAGACGACGACGCAGCTCATGACCGAGCTCGCCGCCACGCAGGAGGTGGCCGGCGGCGTGAACGCCGACTTCTTCCTCTTCACGCCCCCCGGCGTGCCGACCAACGCGCATGTCTCGCGCGGACGCGTGTTCACGCCGCCCGTCGCCAAGCCGCTCTTCGCGATCGACTCCGCGGGGCGCCCGCACATCGGCGTCTTCTCGCGCGACGGACGCGACTCGCTCTCGGTGGACGACCCGCGCCTCGCGACGATGTCGCTGCGACCGTTCCATCCCATGGAAGCGGTGGGCGGCCGTGGCGTGCTCACGCGCGACAGCGTCATCACCGGCGAAGTGGACACCGAAGGGGCGGTGACCTTCTCGCAGTCGCGGCATCCGCGCACCGCGGTGGGGATCGCCGAGGGCGGGAAGCGGATCCTCCTCGTGGTGATCGACGGGCGTCAGGCGGGCTACAGCGCCGGCACCACGCTGCGCGAGACGGCGACGATCATGCTCGCCCTCGGCGCGCGCGAGTCGCTCAATCTCGACGGCGGCGGCTCGACCGCGATGGTGCTCCCGGTGCGCGACTCGAGCGGTGTGTTCCGGCCGGCCAACAAGCCATCGGACCCCACCGGCGAGCGGGCGGTGGCGAATGCGCTCGCGGTGGTGAACCGCTGCACGCGTCGCTGAGACGCGGTCAGTCGCCCGCGCCGGGCGCGTCCTCCATCACCAGCTGCGTCGCCGTGGCGTGCGCGTACAGCTTGCCGTTGGCATCCTCCAGCCGCGCCTCGGTGACCGCCGTCCGCCGACCGCGATGCACGATCCGCCCCGTCGCGCGCACCACGCCGGTCCGCGGCGTGATGGCGCGCACGATGTTGAGCTTGAGCTCGATCGTCGTGTAGCCGACCCCGGCGGGCAGCACGGTGTGCAGGCAGCAGCCGAGCGCCGCGTCGAGGATCGACGCGTACCAGCCGCCCTGCACCCCGCCGATCGGGTTGTACGTCTGCGGGCCCGCCTCGCCCTCGAACACCGCCACGCCGTCGCCGAGCTCGGCGAGCCAGTAGCCGAGCGTCGCGCCGATGGGCACGCGCGCCTTCTGCGCGACGAGGCGCTCGAGGAACTCGCGCCCCGGGACGGTGCGCACGTCCTTCGCGAGCTCGCCCGGATCGTCGAAGGTGACGGAGAAGGTCTGCGACATCAGCCGCCCTTCGCCCGTTCGGCGACGATCAGCTCGCGGCGGAGGATCTTCCCCGACGCCGACTTCGGCACCTTCTCGATGAACTCCACCACGCGGACCTTCTTGTAGGGCGCCACCCGCTCGGCGACCCACGCCATGAGCTCCTCGGCGGTGACCTCGCTCCGCTTCACGACGAACGCCTTGGGGATCTCGCCGCCTTCCGTGTCCGCCTTGGGGATCACCGCCGCATCGGCGACGGCGGGATGCGTGAGCAGCAGCGCCTCCAGCTCCGCCGGCGCCACCTGGTACGCCTTGTACTTGATGAACTCCTTCAAGCGGTCCACGATGAAGAAGAACCCGTCGGCGTCGGCGTAGCCCACGTCGCCGGTGTGGAGCCAGCCATCGGCGTCGATCGCGTTCGCCGTCGCCTCGTCGTTGTTGAGGTAGCCCTTCATGATCTGCGGGCCGCGGATGAGCAGCTCGCCCTGCGCGGTGGGGCCCACATCCGCCTTGGTCTGGAGGTCGACGACGCGCACCTCGGTGTTGGGGATCACGAGCCCCGCCGAGCCGTGACGCACGAGCGCGCGGTCGGTGGGCGTGAAGTGCGTCACCGGGCTCGCCTCGGTCATCCCGTAGCCCTGCTTGGTGAGCGCGCCGATCCGCTTCTCGACGGCGATCTCGAGCTCCGCGCCGAGCGGCGCGGCGCCGGAGTTGATCATCTCGAGCGAGAGCTTGAACTGGTCCACCATCGGATGCTTGGCGAGCGCGAGCGCGATGGGCGGCACCAGGTAGGCGGTGCGGCACTTGTGGTCCTGGTTGAGCCGCAGGTAGGTCTCGAGGTCGAACTGCGGCATCGTCACCACCGTCGCGCCCTTCCGCATCACCATGCAGAGGATCACGACCATCCCGTAGATGTGGAAGAAGGGCAGGATGCCGATCGTCCGGTCGCCGGGCTTGCTGGGGTCGATGAAGTCGCACTGCGCGAGGTTCGCGACGAGGTTGCGATGCGTGAGCATCACGCCCTTGGGGAGACCGGTCGTGCCGCTCGAGTAGGGGAGCGCGACGACATCGGTGGCCGAGTCGATGGGCTGCGCGGGGCGGCAGGCATCGAGCCCTTCGGGGGCGGGGCCGCCGGTCGCGATGAACTCGGCGAACGGCACGCAGCCCGGCGCCTCGCCGAGCGTGATCACCTCCGCGCCGACCTTCGCCGCCGCGGCGACCGCGCGCTCGGCGAGCACCGGCACCGTGAACACGAGCTTCGCCCCCGAGTCCACGAGCTGCTTGGCGAGCTCGTCGGCGGTGTAGAGCGGATTGGCGGTGGTGTTGATGGCGCCGATCCGCGACGCGCCGAAGAACCAGCCCGCGTACTCGGGCACGTTGGGGCTGTAGATGCAGATCGTGTTCCCCTTGCCGATGCCGCGCGCCGCGAGCGCGACGCTCATGCGGCCGATCAACCCGAGGAGCTGCCGGAAGGTGTAGGTCCGCCCGCTCGGTCCGTCGATCAGCGCCGGCAGGTCGAGGTGACCGGCGGCGTGCTCGAAGACGTACTCGGCGAGCGACACGCTCGGGACGGCGACATCGGGAAAGCGGCTCCGGAAGATCACGTGCGCCTCGAGGGGGTGGAGGACTGCCGGATATAGCACCCGCCGCCGAGGGTGGCAATCGGCGCCGCGGGGGGCGAAGTTCTCCGCATGACCGCCACCCCCCGTGAGCGCCTGCTGGCCCTCGATGTCTTCCGCGGCGCGACCGTCGCCGGGATGCTGCTCGTGAACAACCCCGGCAGCTGGTCGCACATCTATCCGCCGCTCGCGCACGCCGCGTGGAACGGCTGGACGCCCACCGACCTGATCTTCCCGTTCTTCCTGTTCATCGTCGGGATCACGACGCACCTCTCGCTGAGCGGCCGTCGTGCGCGCGGCGACGACGAGACGGCGATCATGAAGCAGGTGCTGCGGCGCGGCTTCCTCATCATCCTCTTCGGCTGGGGCCTCGCGAGCTTCCCCTGGTGGCCGCTCGACCGCATCGCGAACGTGCGGCTCGTCGGCGTGCTCGTGCGCATCGGGCTCGCGTACATCGGCGCCTACTTCCTCACGCGCCGCGGCTCGCTCAAGGCGCAGGTGCTCACCCTCGTCGCGCTGCTCTACGGCTACTGGTTCGCGATGACGCTGCTCCCGGTGCCGGGGCAGGCGGGAATCGGCGCCAACCTGCTGAACGACCCGAGCCGCTCCATCGCCGCCTGGCTCGACCGGCTTCTCCTCGACGGGCATCTCTGGCGCACGAGCCGCACCTGGGATCCCGAAGGACTCCTCTCGACCGTGCCCGCCGTCGGCACCGCGATGCTCGGCGTATTCGCCGGGCGCTGGATCGGGTCGGGACGCCCGCTCGCCGAGCGCCTCAACGGCCTCTTCGCCGCCGGCGCGATCGCGATGATGCTCGGCCTCATGTGGCACTGGTCGTTCCCGATCAACAAGTCGCTCTGGACGTCGAGCTACGTGCTCTTCAGCGGTGGCGTCGCCTGCATGAGCCTCGCGACGATCATGTGGGTGACCGACGTGCACAAGGTGACGGGGTGGACCGGCTTCTTCGTCACCTACGGACTCAACCCGATGGTCGCCTTCCTCGGCTCCGGCGCGATGGCGCGCGTGATCGGTT is a window encoding:
- a CDS encoding histidine kinase — encoded protein: MQRPRSLLVGFWLLPAAVATLGLRLVPSRLNPDLTFVELLTAQLLMWLPWGLWSLVIVAVSERVPLERGRVVRALATHALLAPLVIAAQILVIATVSTRFGLSEPRGLASTLIIGIRIYGDMLLVVYAAVVGAHAGLRWHGRWQAEALAAAQLREDVAQANLQALRAQINPHFLFNAMNAVVTLIGRDPAAARDMLVRLSELLRATLTAGDAQETSLAQELELTGRYLEIEQVRFADRLRVEWAVEGGLAASRVPAFALQPLVENALRHGLAHRRTPGTVRISARADGAMLELVVRDDGSDSPTTPTTGNGGAGMALKNLRGRLSRLYGDAASLTLRPRAEGGMDAVVRIPRRDG
- a CDS encoding amidohydrolase, coding for MRADLPRRRRPGAPSSPDAPLLTLHARRGRLRDGPVRAGPARSAAHAAAHAARPHPASRPHHHGRRARPRGGGDRDPRRPHRRGGERRRGPATRRHQHAPHRPRRSRGHAGAARRALALLQRRDRTLLPARRELSGGEGDRRHRRRGRAPRRGRAAGTWIEGGGWDEGKFIERRMITAADLDAVSPRHPVVLSNTTGHYVVVNSAALRLANITRDTKDPDAGTIDRGPDGAPTGVLKEAAQGLVYRLVPPLTAAQEREAMRSLAKEFAAEGMTGFKDPGISAQTFANYQALAAEGALPQRVFALFSGGRTMAAAERLIAERAAQARPYESTGDDHVIAGGVKLFADGSGGARTAWMYDEWNTNLTGVDAGNRGYPALDPDTLRALIRRYHAAGFHISTHSIGDRTIDWVMDSYALALRERPVKGRRHGIIHANVPTDRALDLMATMQRDFDAGYPEPSATFHWWIGDNYAGNFGAARSKRLNPFATYQRKGIVWANGSDFSVTPFAARYGIWASVARTTMLDRYPVDPFGRSEAVDVRTALRAATIWVAHQMFLETKIGSLEVGKYADLAVWDRDPYTVPTADLKEMTCMLTVFAGKVVYTAP
- a CDS encoding amidohydrolase, which gives rise to MNRSLLAALLCALALPAAAQRPAARRAPAPDPRAEAARRAIIADVDARAKLTQEINDQIFSYGELGFQEVETSKYLIALLRREGFTVQENYAGMPTAWVATWGSGKPVIAVGSDIDGIPQASQMPGVACRLPMVPGAPGHGEGHNSGQAVVVTAALAVKKLMQEQNLPGTIKIWPGVAEEQLGGKAFFTAAGLFKDVDISFFTHVADEFSTPWGGPQGYSGLVSLLYQFEGTTAHSAGAPWRGRSALDAVELMNVGWNYRREHLPLNHRSHYVVRDGGDQPNVVPATASVWYFLRELEAPKIRGLWAIADSIAQGAAMMTGTRLANVRVMGAAWPPHFNRPVAEALGANIQRVGMPAWSADDQRFAKAIQREMGQEPKGLGTTTIGLVAPPTDAERVGGGSDDIGDVSWAVPTVQLFYPSNVPGTPGHNWADAIAMATPVAHQGATAGAKALALTMYDVLTQPQLVADAWKYYREVQTKDVKYESFVRPQDRAPTDLNANILGRFREQMRPFYYDASRYPSYLAQLGVTYPTLRGADGSCGVKAVP
- a CDS encoding response regulator transcription factor, with translation MITRVLIADDEPLARERVRELLRALAPTAQVREVGDGDAAVEAILQWAPEAVFLDIQMPARDGFDVVAAVGAQRMPPTAFVTAYDAHAIRAFEVAAADYLLKPFDDARFAATWQRLERAHATAALTSEAQALGALLAAVGRGAASAPVVAAGAYTERFMVRNGERTYPIAVGEVRWLQSDGNYVDLMTASGAHTIRETLASVEERLDPARFVRIHRRVIVAIDHIKELQPWFAGDQVLILRDGTKLRVSRTRRAELTARLEGR
- a CDS encoding creatininase family protein — translated: MPPRPWILAEQPLPAVRAAAYEVAVLPWGATEAHNHHLPYGTDIIESERLAEESARIAWGRGARIAVLPAVPFGVNTTQLDIPFTLNMNPSTQLALLADLTAALAGQGVRKLVVFNGHGGNDFKAIIRELQPRTPIFLCALNWWQVVDARPFFTDLGDHAGELETSVMQHLVPDLVRPLVQAGDGKANPWAVAAFREGWAWAPRPWTKVTTDTGIGDPRASTPEKGAAFAAAVCERIAGFLVELAATPVDAMIEGAPRP